The genomic segment AACTCCTCGCAGCACGGATTGATACGGCATTCGTTCATGAAATCCCCCTCGCGATTGATGATGGGAGGCCGATTATACTCCTTCGGGGCAAAGCTCAAACCCTCCGCGACAGCATGTCCCGGGCGGGCCGACGCGGCCCGCCATCCCGCGCCTTGCGTCCGGCCGGCTCCCATATTATGGCAGCGCTCACCCGCGCGGCCGGCCACACCCGCCGCGCGATCAAATCACACACACAATCCATTCCACTTCCCGGCACACGCGTTCCCCGCCGCGACACGGCGGGTACGACGACTCGCGATTCCTTACAGAAGGGGCGCGCCGCGAAGCGGAATGAAGGAGATAGCATGGGACTGAGCATCGGCATCGTTGGCCTGCCCAACGTCGGCAAATCCACCCTTTTCAACGCCCTGACCAAGGCCCAGAACGCGGAAAGCGCCAACTACCCGTTCTGCACCATCGAACCGAACAAGGCCGTGGTTCCAGTGCCGGACCCGCGCCTGGCCAAACTACTGGAATTAGTCAACTCCCAAAAGGTCATCCAGGCCACGGTGGATTTCATCGACATCGCCGGCCTGGTCAAAGGCGCGAGCAAGGGCGAGGGCCTGGGCAACCAGTTCCTGGCCAACATCCGTGAATCCGACGCCATCCTGCACGTGGTGCGCTGCTTCGAGAACGACGACATCGTGCACGTCGAAGGCACGGTCGATCCCGTCCGCGATATCGAGGTCATCGACACCGAGCTCATCCTGGCCGACCTCCAGGCCGCCGAACGCAAGGCCGACCGGCTGTCCAAGCAGATCAAGGGCGACAAGAAGCTGGCCCCGCAGTTGGATCTGGCCC from the Deltaproteobacteria bacterium genome contains:
- the ychF gene encoding redox-regulated ATPase YchF; amino-acid sequence: MGLSIGIVGLPNVGKSTLFNALTKAQNAESANYPFCTIEPNKAVVPVPDPRLAKLLELVNSQKVIQATVDFIDIAGLVKGASKGEGLGNQFLANIRESDAILHVVRCFENDDIVHVEGTVDPVRDIEVIDTELILADLQAAERKADRLSKQIKGDKKLAPQLDLAQKLIAHLNEGKPASELEELKSDLGAELRKDLLLITFKPVIFGMNVDEDALTEDNAHVRRVRELAAARGARAVKISARMEEELVGLSPEEAQEF